The sequence below is a genomic window from Alosa alosa isolate M-15738 ecotype Scorff River chromosome 5, AALO_Geno_1.1, whole genome shotgun sequence.
AACTCAAatgcaaaaaagagaaaaaagaaagtatATTAACTTTTTTACACCACATGTTCAGATGTATACCTCTACCATCTCTTCGCTCTGTGAAGAGACATTTGTCATCACTTAGAAGGGGCAAATAATTCACCTTAAAGAGCTGGATAATGATAAACAATATTCCTCCCCTTCTCTCGGATATCTCATATCCAAACTTCAGTGTGGAAACAGAATGCGGTCCTACCCTCTTtcttcaaaaaagaaaaacatggtgCATTTCCCTATCATAACAACCTAATCAcctttttattctttatttttttttaaacttaagAAAATAGTAGAAAGTTAGTAATGGCCTCAAACTAATATCAGGCAGAGAATCTTTGTCGTGTCCACATGAGTCCTGCTTCACAATGGAGCTTGCAACTGGGAGGCGCTTCTCCAGGTCTACTATAATGACAAGTGCGCAGGGAGAGGACGGGGGAGACAAAGCgcagaaggaggaagaggagaggaagaggaacaaCCAGGGTACACAAGAAGGTAGAAGAGGGTTGGTTTGGGAGGAGGAGTTGGTGGGAGGGAGGGACTACACACTTGTCAGGTATTAGTCCACTGGCCGTTTCTCGCCATGTTTCTTTGTAAACTCTTCTGCATTCTTAAAGAATTTTTTACGGTCCTTTGAGTATTCTTCTGCTAGGTCAGCACGCAGAGGGTGTTCTGGCTGAGGGTCGTTCACCAGAGCAATGAGCGACTGGATAACTGAAAAGGGAAACAGACAGGCAAATCACAATTAGCAAATTGGAAGTAGAGATACAAATGGTCTATTCTTCTGTGTGAATGTAAGAGCAGCTCAGTTCAACCACTAATTAAACATGCAATGGATGCAAAAATcagtaccccccacacacacacacacaaggtgtaTTGGTgaacattcacaaatacagataggaaagacaaaagaatGGTGATAGAAAGTGAGTACGGTCATTTACCTTGGTCAGTTTTGGTAGCTGGTTTCCAGTTTTCTGCGCTGATAACTGGCAGACAAACCTGTCCTTTCTCGTCAATATTTGGGTGATAGATCTTTGTTTTGAACGTGATCTTAGGGGGTTTGAAAGGGTACTCGGCAGGAAAGATTATCTCGATCCTGAATGCTCCTTTGTCGTATGGGGGGTTGTCCTGTGAAAGGAAGACATGACGGCATAACAGCATTGTGGATGAAATTGGTACATATTCCTGCAAACCATCCAAACTGTGTGGGTTTCCAAACACTGAATTTATGCCAACAAATTGATTTAAAGCTCCATGATTGGACAAAGACAACAGCTAGTTTAAGGACTAGTAAGACCATACTCACAGGAACAATAAGTCCTTGCCAAGTCAATATGTTTGATTCATCGACTTGAATGTTACGGAAATTTTTCATTCCAGATTTACGGATTTCTTCAAGTTCCTGGGGAGAAAAAAATTAGAAAGATTTAGGCACCATTAAGGTATTTGGGTACAAGGACACCCCTTCAGTTAGTGGAACACTGAAACACCACCTTCGCCACTAGAGCAATGAAAGCAGACGGAGCATGCAATTGTCCAGGTAGTAAGTAGTCTATCTAAGTGAACGGCAGCATTATTCAAGTAATTTAATAGAAATGTAGAGCGTGTGTGCGATGAAGTATGATATGGCCTTCATCAAGCAACAAATAACATGCTTTCAATACTTATATGCTCTATGATGGCGAGCCACTGTTCAAAATGAGGAAGTAACAGTGTCCATATAACATCAAAGGTTACACTAATAAAAAGTTAAGATAACGTAAATTAACCCAAATTACACTAACGTTAGCTGACTGTGCTTCTATATGCCGAAGTTATAGCTGCTACTAGTCTACTGATTTGTAAAAGACTAAAAGACTACTGACTGTATGACCAATAATTGAATTATTCTGCAATAACATATGAAATGTTACTGGAAATGACAGAGGCACACCCAACGTTTCTGCTGCCATCACAAGGGATTGAATGAAGTAACcagtttctgtttctgtttatcgATGCTCACAAATAAGCTAGCTACAACCTACTTATCGACAGCACTCTAAAATCTAGGTACCTCGCCAAGTAAGATAGTCATAGCTAACGTCAACTAGCTAAGTAACGTTAAAGGAAATGTGTCCCTTTTAAACAGCATTAGTGTAAACAGGTGGATAATGTTAGCATAATAGAACAtgataacacacaacacaacatactgTCGTGATGTTTCCTGATATAATGGTTTCGATTTTGGCAAAGTAACGTTAGATGCTAACCCCCGGCGTCCTTTCTTCGCTAAGGCTTTGCTAACGCCAAGTTAGCCAGATATCCTAGCCAGTACCGTATGTCTACGGCTCTGGTCCTAGCTAGCTAATGTTAGATGGCTAACAAGATAGAAGGCACTGGATTGTCAACGATGTATGTTTTGTACATTAATTAAATTAGACATTGCTTACGACATGGTTAGCTAGCTAGTTTAATAATTAAAGTTGAGTTTTAGAGGACACCGTAATTCATTCCTAAACAACACAGAGACTCGTCATCAAGCTAACAAGCTATCGACCTATAAAATGCCCAAACCGGGTTCCTGCACCCTGGCCTTCTGTACCGGTGCTTCCCTTTTCCTCTGATTAGAAGTGTTTAGCTTGCGAGTTAGCTATGGCGTTTCCTTTGGATGGAACCATTCTTAAATCGAGGTGTAGAAACCTTATAAGAAAGATCGAACGCTCATTACTTTGACTTTACGGTCATCTAATGATCTTAGACATGGAACGGGGTTTTAAAAAGTAATCTGAAAAGAATGAGGTGTAAATTCTACCTTATGTAGTCTCCtgctcgccgccatcttggatcgcTAGACTGTTTCCCAGAGTACACAGCGAGAGCATGCAAGACTGCATAGTGGGACTGAATGCATCCTCTCCATGATCCTCCCCCATGTAACTGATTCAGGAACAGTCTATTCAGAAGTCATGACCTGTAACGGTTCCATTAACAGTATAGAATAGCTTTGTTTGACTCTTTTGTGGTGCACTACAAACTGAGCTTAACAGCTTTTCTGAAAACATTTGGTTTTGTTTAACTTTTTGAGTTTAAAGCCTATAAGCAACCTAAATGTGGTGCAACTGTAGACTAGGCATGGCCTAGGCTCAGTGTTGGGGAGTAGAGaactagcctacatattgaAATAGTTTAACAACAATTTGCAGCTTGCTGGTAGTTTAATTATATTCACTTAGCCTAGTTCAATTGCTTTTTTCATGTAGCCAAGTTAACTGAAACTAGGAACCATGTGTTTCTCTATTGAAGGCAAATTGAACAACTCCCTTTGatcagccccccaccccctcccattATTTTGCTCTATCCGAACTACTGTGAGCGCATGTCCTGTTGACAATGCATTGGTCAGGTAGGTAGCCACCACCACACCCGTGGAAGTGACCTTTGTAGTGCAAAAAGGGCCTTTGTAGTGCAGAAAACCACCAGGGCCTTACGAACAAGAGTACCGGTAATTGAACATATGAGTGCAATTAGGAGAGCTGATGAAATGTCATCTGTTGCCCGACATTTTCAGTCTACTGGGCACTCCATTGCTGACCTGAGATTTCTGGGTGTGGAAAGGATCCTGCCTAAAAGGAGAGGCGGGGACTTAGATAAAACACTGCTT
It includes:
- the ube2l3b gene encoding ubiquitin-conjugating enzyme E2 L3b; protein product: MAASRRLHKELEEIRKSGMKNFRNIQVDESNILTWQGLIVPDNPPYDKGAFRIEIIFPAEYPFKPPKITFKTKIYHPNIDEKGQVCLPVISAENWKPATKTDQVIQSLIALVNDPQPEHPLRADLAEEYSKDRKKFFKNAEEFTKKHGEKRPVD